From a region of the Fischerella sp. JS2 genome:
- the pepE gene encoding dipeptidase PepE, protein MKKRLLLLSNSTNIGESYLFYALQEIIKFLGESVQKILFIPFAGVTLTYDEYTERVGKIFKNLDYQIESIYGSEKYHELIAKAEAIVVGGGNTFHLAHWLHKSRVIEIIREKVNHGTPYIGWSAGSNVACPTIKTTNDMPIIEPINFSGLNLVPFQINPHYTDAVIPNHNGESREKRIKEFLVVNPDIYVVGLKEGTMLNIEGSSMKLIGKQTMRLFKFGEPIVEYDSNSNLDFLLK, encoded by the coding sequence ATGAAAAAAAGATTATTGTTGCTCAGTAATTCAACAAATATTGGTGAAAGTTACTTATTTTATGCTCTTCAAGAAATTATAAAATTTTTAGGAGAATCTGTCCAAAAAATATTGTTCATACCCTTTGCAGGTGTGACCTTAACTTATGATGAATATACCGAACGAGTTGGAAAAATATTTAAAAATTTAGATTATCAAATCGAAAGTATTTATGGCTCTGAAAAGTATCATGAATTGATTGCAAAAGCAGAAGCTATAGTAGTCGGAGGTGGAAATACTTTTCATCTAGCTCATTGGTTACACAAAAGTCGAGTTATTGAAATAATCAGAGAAAAAGTAAATCACGGTACACCTTATATTGGATGGAGTGCAGGCTCAAATGTTGCTTGTCCTACAATTAAAACCACTAATGATATGCCAATCATTGAGCCTATAAATTTTAGCGGATTAAATCTAGTTCCATTTCAAATAAATCCTCACTATACAGATGCAGTAATTCCCAATCATAATGGAGAATCTAGAGAAAAAAGAATTAAAGAATTTTTAGTTGTCAATCCTGATATTTATGTTGTTGGCTTAAAAGAAGGAACTATGTTAAATATCGAAGGCTCATCAATGAAATTAATAGGTAAGCAAACAATGCGTTTATTCAAGTTCGGAGAACCAATTGTTGAATATGACTCTAATTCCAATCTCGATTTTCTTCTTAAATAG
- a CDS encoding SDR family NAD(P)-dependent oxidoreductase produces the protein MDLTNKTLIVTGASRGLGRALALELARVGVNLVLSARTPEPLQETQAHVSGLGVKAEVVVGDAAVAQTVREMVITAQSLGNFYGFIHNAGVLNPGPLLWELPENQWFEVIDSHLKAGYQLIHQSVPQLLQAGSGLAVFVGSGAASSNLAGIGAYAVAKAALEHLARQLATEAPQITSFVYRPGVVETQMQQQARTAVGGGSQVLHRVFRGYQQQGILRSPEEAAAALVRILTENPRSFHGKIANFP, from the coding sequence ATGGATTTAACAAATAAGACCCTAATTGTAACAGGAGCTTCCCGTGGTCTTGGTCGAGCGCTAGCGTTAGAGTTAGCGCGTGTTGGAGTTAATCTGGTGCTGTCAGCTCGCACACCAGAACCTCTACAGGAAACACAAGCACACGTGAGTGGACTGGGTGTAAAGGCGGAAGTTGTGGTAGGAGATGCTGCTGTTGCTCAAACTGTCCGAGAGATGGTGATCACAGCTCAATCTCTGGGAAACTTTTATGGTTTTATTCATAACGCTGGGGTTTTAAATCCAGGCCCGCTTTTGTGGGAACTACCAGAGAATCAATGGTTTGAGGTTATTGACTCTCATCTAAAGGCGGGATATCAACTCATTCACCAATCCGTTCCACAGCTGTTGCAGGCTGGTAGTGGTCTTGCGGTTTTTGTTGGTTCAGGTGCAGCTTCCTCCAACTTAGCAGGAATTGGAGCCTATGCTGTCGCTAAGGCGGCGCTGGAACATCTAGCTCGACAGCTAGCTACTGAAGCTCCACAAATCACTAGTTTTGTCTATCGACCTGGTGTAGTAGAGACGCAAATGCAACAGCAGGCTCGTACTGCTGTTGGTGGTGGCTCTCAAGTACTGCATCGGGTTTTTCGAGGCTATCAGCAACAAGGAATATTAAGGAGTCCAGAAGAAGCAGCTGCGGCTTTAGTGCGAATCCTGACAGAGAATCCGCGCTCCTTCCACGGTAAAATTGCTAACTTTCCTTGA
- a CDS encoding protein-S-isoprenylcysteine O-methyltransferase: MSEATCKAAFLLGFLTVLVIRIYFAQQVKSSKVKDDRKTIPEILLLLLSVLGMFLLPLVGVFTPWLKFADYDLPGWTGWVGTVAFGLAIWIFWRAHIDLGLNWSASLEIRENHSLVDTGVYQYIRHPMYAAFWLWGIAQVLLLHNWIYGLSYLVSFVPMYFLRIHLEEQMMIDTFGKQYQEYMTRTGRVIPKLSQIAG, encoded by the coding sequence ATGTCTGAGGCAACTTGTAAAGCAGCGTTTCTGCTTGGCTTTTTAACTGTGTTGGTGATTCGTATTTATTTTGCTCAACAGGTAAAATCTAGTAAAGTTAAAGATGACCGTAAGACCATTCCAGAAATTTTGTTGTTGCTTCTAAGCGTTCTGGGAATGTTTCTCTTACCTCTGGTTGGAGTTTTTACGCCTTGGCTAAAATTTGCGGATTATGATTTGCCAGGTTGGACAGGATGGGTTGGTACGGTTGCTTTTGGATTAGCCATCTGGATATTTTGGCGTGCCCACATAGATTTAGGATTAAACTGGTCAGCCTCTTTGGAAATTCGAGAAAATCATTCGTTGGTGGATACAGGAGTGTATCAATATATCCGACATCCCATGTATGCAGCATTCTGGTTGTGGGGAATTGCTCAAGTTCTACTTCTACACAACTGGATTTATGGGCTGTCTTACCTTGTGTCATTTGTGCCAATGTATTTCCTACGCATCCATCTAGAAGAGCAAATGATGATCGACACGTTTGGCAAGCAGTATCAAGAATACATGACTCGGACAGGGCGAGTGATTCCAAAACTTTCACAAATAGCAGGGTAA